In one Aricia agestis chromosome 5, ilAriAges1.1, whole genome shotgun sequence genomic region, the following are encoded:
- the LOC121727383 gene encoding uncharacterized protein LOC121727383, translated as MSITFCEIVGNDCLAKMRVKYNQFLDALNDPQQPEVKIFAPLGKEAEEQMDLVREVTKYLQKKKEEEVNAAEAKRVEEAKAVEAAAAQAAAETPKEQ; from the exons ATGAGTATCACCTTCTGCGAGATCGTGGGTAACGACTGCCTTGCCAAAATGAGGGTCAAGTACAACCAGTTCCTGGACGCCCTCAACGACCCCCAGCAGCCCGAGGTCAAGATCTTCGCGCCCCTCGGCAAAGAGGCTGAGGAGCAGATGGACCTGGTGCGGGAAGTCACCAAGTATCTGCAGAAGAAGAAAGAGGAGGAGGTCAATGCTGCG gAAGCTAAGCGCGTAGAAGAAGCCAAGGCTGTGGAAGCAGCGGCCGCCCAGGCCGCCGCAGAAACGCCCAAGGAACAGTGA